One Streptomyces sp. CG4 genomic window, CGGTGAGCCCCTCGAGGGCGTCGTCCTTGACGATGTTGTCCTCGGCCACCCGCAGCAGCTTCTTGGCGCGCAGCACATCGTTGAACACCCCCGTCAGGGACTGTTCGAAGCCGGAGACATGGGTGCCGCCCTTGGGCGTGGCGATGATGTTGACGAAGGACCGGATGGTGGTGTCGTACCCCGTGCCCCAGCGCATCGCGATGTCCACGCCCAGTTCACGGGTGACCTCGGTGGGGGTCATCTGGCCGTGCTCGTCCAGGACGGGGACGGTCTCCTTGAAGGTGCCCTTGCCCGAGAAGCGGACGACATCGCAGACCGGCTTGTCGCCCGCCAGGTACTCGCAGAACTCGCTGATGCCGCCGTCGAAGCGGAAGGACTCCTCGCCCTTGCTGCCGCCCTCGCCGAGGCCGAACTCGTCACGCACGACGATGGTCAGGCCCGGCACCAGGAAGGCGGTCTGCCGGGCGCGCTGGTGCAGGTTCTCCAGGGAGAGCTTGGCGTCCTTGAGGAAGATCTGCCGGTCCGCCCAGTACCGCACGCGCGTGCCGGTGCGGGTCTTGGGGATCTTCTTGGTCTTGCGCAGGCCGCTCTTGGCCTCGAACTTCGCGTCGGCCCCGTCGGCCGCGAAGGCGCCCGGCACACCGCGCCGGAAGCTGATGACGTGGGTCTGGCCGCCGCGGTCCACCTCGACGTCGAGACGGGCGGAGAGGGCGTTGACCACGGAGGCGCCAACGCCGTGCAGGCCGCCGGAGGCGGCGTACGAGCCACCACCGAACTTGCCGCCCGCGTGGAGCTTGGTCATGACGACCTCGACGCCGGACAGGCCGGTCCTGGGCTCGACGTCCACGGGGATGCCCCGGCCGTTGTCGCGCACCTCGACGGAGCCGTCGTCGTGGAGGATCACCTCGATGCGGTCGCAGACGCCCGCGAGGGCCTCGTCCACGGAGTTGTCGATGATCTCCCACAGGCAGTGCATCAGACCGCGGCTGTCGGTCGAGCCGATGTACATACCCGGGCGCTTGCGCACGGCCTCGAGGCCCTCGAGGACGAGCAGGTGCCGCGCGGTGTAGTTGGAACCGTCCCGGTCTGCTCCTGCCAGCAGCGCTGTGGACGGCACGGACGTATCGGCGGTCACGCGGTTCGCTCCTCGCTGAATTTCAGTTGGCCCCCTACTGGGTAAGGGGGCGGCTTCGGTCGCCGCTCAGAGGGTACCGAGGCCTGGTAGAGCCGGTGTAACGCCACCCTCGTCGAAAACTCAGACTAGTCCAGACTCGCATGCATGTTCGATCCCTCGATGGAGTGAAGTACATATCACGTTCCCTCGGAGGCATGAACCATTTAGGCTCCGGGCACGTCCTCATGAACAACAGGCAACCCGGCCTGGAGGACCCATGACACAACACCGCGCGAAACCGTAAGCACACAAGAGACGCACTACGGCACATTCGCCGCCAACCGGCAGCAAACAGCCGCCCCGGAAGAATTTTTCGAGGAAAAGCCACGAGCGGGAACGTTTTCGGGCTGGTTGGATGTTGACCCTGGTACGACAGCTCGTCGAGCTAGAGAAGAGGCGACGTGACTACTGTTCTGACCCCCGCGAGCCCGCTGACGGCCGCCGATCGCTGCGACCGCTGCGGCGCCCAGGCATACCTGCGCGTTGTGCTGCTCAGCGGCGGAGAACTGCTCTTCTGCGCCCACCACGGTCGCAAGTTCGAGCCGGAGCTCAAGAAGATCGCCGCTGAGATACAGGACGAGACGGAGCGGCTGACGACCGCTCCGGGCACCGTTTCCGAAGACGAACGCTGAATCTCGCACATACGACGAGCCAGCCCCGGCACAGGCCGGTGCACGGGCGGCCGCTCCTGTCCCAGGAGCGGCCGCCCGTGCTGTGTACCCCGAGTCGGACCCCGAGTCGGACCTCAGGAGTCCCTGTGGGGCCCCTACTGGCCCGCTGAGGCCGTGCCCAGGTCGCGTACGACCTCGGAGATGCGCGTGTACACGCCAGGGCTGCCTGCCTTGCCGCAGCCGCTTCCCCAGGACACGAGCCCGATCAGGCGTCCCGCCGCCACCAGCGGGCCGCCGCTGTCGCCCTGGCAGGCGTCCGGGCCACCCCGGGCCTCTCCGGCGCAGAGCATGCTGCCGGCCCGGTAGGCACCCCCGGGACCGCCCGGATAGGCGCGGGCACAGAGATCGTCAGCCAGCACGCGCAGGTGTGCGGCATGCAGCCCGCGCGGGTAGGCACCCTCGCCCGTGGTGTCCCCCCATCCGGAGACGAGGGCCTGTGTGCCCGGCGCGTAGGCCGGGTCGCCGGCGCCCGCCATGGAGACGACCGC contains:
- a CDS encoding DNA topoisomerase IV subunit B, giving the protein MTADTSVPSTALLAGADRDGSNYTARHLLVLEGLEAVRKRPGMYIGSTDSRGLMHCLWEIIDNSVDEALAGVCDRIEVILHDDGSVEVRDNGRGIPVDVEPRTGLSGVEVVMTKLHAGGKFGGGSYAASGGLHGVGASVVNALSARLDVEVDRGGQTHVISFRRGVPGAFAADGADAKFEAKSGLRKTKKIPKTRTGTRVRYWADRQIFLKDAKLSLENLHQRARQTAFLVPGLTIVVRDEFGLGEGGSKGEESFRFDGGISEFCEYLAGDKPVCDVVRFSGKGTFKETVPVLDEHGQMTPTEVTRELGVDIAMRWGTGYDTTIRSFVNIIATPKGGTHVSGFEQSLTGVFNDVLRAKKLLRVAEDNIVKDDALEGLTAVVTVRLAEPQFEGQTKEVLGTSAARRIVNNVVTKELKAFLTSTKRDAAAQARVVMEKVVAAARTRVAARQHKDAQRRKTALESSSLPAKLADCRSDDVDRSELFIVEGDSALGTAKLARNSEFQALLPIRGKILNVQRSSVTDMLKNAECGAIIQVIGAGSGRTFDIDQARYGKIIMMTDADVDGSHIRCLLLTLFQRYMRPMVEAGRVFAAVPPLHRVEIIQPKKGQDKYVYTYSDRELRDKLMEFQSKGIRYKDSIQRYKGLGEMDADQLAETTMDPRHRTLRRINLSDLEAAEQVFDLLMGNDVAPRKEFISSSAATLDRSRIDA